From a region of the Phaseolus vulgaris cultivar G19833 chromosome 6, P. vulgaris v2.0, whole genome shotgun sequence genome:
- the LOC137831434 gene encoding serine/arginine-rich splicing factor SR45a isoform X3, protein MSYSRRSRYSPSPSPYPYKRYGRSVSRSRSLSRSISRSRSRSVSLDAENPGNNLYVTGLSPRITKRELEKHFAAEGKVRDVHLVVDPWTRESRGFGFVTMETVEVADRCVKYLNRSVLEGRVITVEKVSCVKQLFIKLSNHN, encoded by the exons ATGTCGTACTCACGGAGGTCAAG GTACTCTCCTTCTCCTTCCCCTTATCCATACAAGCGATATGGTAGGTCTGTGTCCAGGTCTCGCTCTCTCTCGAGGTCCATATCCAGAAGTCGTTCAAG GAGTGTATCACTGGATGCAGAAAATCCAGGAAACAATCTGTATGTGACAGGATTGTCTCCTAGGATCACCAAGAGGGAACTGGAGAAGCATTTTGCTGCCGAGGGTAAA GTGAGAGATGTACATCTGGTGGTTGATCCTTGGACAAGGGAATCCCGTGGTTTTGGTTTTGTGACAATGGAGACTGTTGAGGTGGCTGATCGATGTGTAAAGTATTTGAATCGCTCTGTACTTGAAGGGCGTGTCATTACAGTGGAGAAG GTTAGCTGTGTGAAGCAGCTCTTCATCAAACTCTCAAATCACAACTAA
- the LOC137831436 gene encoding alpha-glucan phosphorylase, H isozyme, producing MAAKVEANGGSDKVGVSAVSAKIPAVAHPLAEKPDEVASNISYHAQFSPHFSPFKFELEQAYYATAESVRDRLIRQWNETYAHFHKVDPKQTYYLSMEFLQGRALTNAIGNLNIQDAYANALRKFGLELEEITEQEKDAALGNGGLGRLASCFLDSMATLNLPAWGYGLRYRYGLFKQKITREGQEEVAEDWLEKFSPWEVVRHDILYPIRFFGHVEVNPNGSRKWVGGEVVRALAYDVPIPGYQTKNTISLRLWEAKASAEDFNLFSFNDGQHDAASVLHSRAQQICAVLYPGDTTEGGKLLRLKQQFFLCSASLQDIISRFKERRQGPWNWSEFPTKVAVQLNDTHPTLVIPELMRLLLDDEELGWEEAWDVTSRTVAYTNHTVLPEALEKWSQPVMWKLLPRHMEIIQEIDKRFTAMINTTRLDLESELSTMCILDDNPQKPVVRMANLCVVSSHAVNGVAQLHSDILKSELFANYVSIWPTKFQNKTNGITPRRWIQFCNPELSGIITKWLKTDKWVTNLDLLTGLRQFADNEDLQEEWLSAKMASKQRLARYVLQVTGESIDPDSLFDIQVKRIHEYKRQLLNILGVIYRFKKLKEMSPEERKKSTPRTVMIGGKAFATYTNAIRTVRLVNDVGAVVNSDPEVNSFLKVVFVPNYNVSVAEVLIPGSELSQHISTAGMEASGTSNMKFALNGCLIIGTLDGANVEIREEIGEENFFLFGATAEEVPRLRKERENGLFKPDPRFEEAKKFIRSGVFGSYDYSPLLESLEGNSGYGRGDYFLVGHDFPSYMDAQAKVDEAYRDRKKWLKMSILSTAGSGKFSSDRTIAQYAKEIWNIEECRVP from the exons ATGGCTGCTAAAGTAGAGGCTAATGGTGGTAGTGATAAGGTTGGTGTTTCTGCGGTTTCTGCCAAGATTCCGGCAGTGGCACATCCATTGGCTGAAAAGCCTGATGAGGTTGCATCCAATATTAGTTACCATGCTCAGTTCAGTCCTCACTTTTCCCCTTTCAAGTTTGAGCTGGAACAAGCTTACTACGCCACTGCAGAGAGTGTTCGTGATCGTCTCATTCGG CAATGGAATGAAACATACGCTCATTTTCACAAAGTTGATCCCAAGCAAACTTACTACTTATCGATGGAGTTCCTTCAAGGACGAGCTTTGACCAATGCCATTGGAAATCTGAACATCCAAGATGCATATGCTAATGCTTTGCGCAAATTTGGACTTGAACTTGAAGAAATAACAGAGCag GAGAAGGATGCAGCACTAGGAAATGGTGGTCTTGGTAGGCTTGCTTCTTGCTTTCTGGATTCAATGGCAACACTTAATTTGCCTGCTTGGGGTTATGGTTTGAGATATAGATATGGGCTATTTAAGCAGAAAATCACCAGGGAAGGTCAGGAGGAAGTTGCAGAGGACTGGCTTGAG AAGTTTAGCCCCTGGGAAGTTGTGAGGCATGACATTTTGTACCCCATCAGATTCTTTGGTCATGTTGAGGTTAACCCCAATGGAAG CCGAAAATGGGTTGGAGGAGAGGTTGTGCGAGCACTGGCTTATGATGTGCCAATTCCAGGTTACCAAACCAAGAACACCATTAGTCTTCGCCTGTGGGAGGCAAAAGCAAGTGCTGaggatttcaatttattttcgTTTAATGATGGGCAACATGATGCTGCTTCAGTGCTTCACTCACGAGCTCAACAG ATCTGTGCAGTTTTGTACCCTGGGGATACCACAGAAGGTGGAAAACTTCTACGGTTGAAACAGCAGTTCTTTCTTTGCAGTGCATCTCTCCAA GACATAATATCCCGATTTAAGGAGAGGAGACAAGGGCCTTGGAACTGGTCAGAGTTCCCAACAAAGGTTGCTGTTCAGTTGAATGATACTCACCCAACACTTGTCATACCAGAGTTGATGCGATTACTACTGGATGATGAAGAACTTGGATGGGAGGAAGCATGGGACGTTACATCAAG GACTGTTGCTTACACCAATCATACTGTCCTCCCTGAAGCACTGGAGAAATGGTCTCAACCTGTAATGTGGAAACTTCTTCCACGCCATATGGAAATCATACAAGAAATAGACAAGAGA TTCACTGCAATGATAAATACAACCCGATTGGATCTTGAGAGTGAGCTATCCACCATGTGCATCTTGGACGATAATCCCCAAAAGCCAGTAGTTCGGATGGCAAATTTGTGTGTGGTTTCTTCTCATGCA GTGAATGGTGTTGCTCAGTTACACAGTGATATATTAAAGTCGGAATTATTTGCAAATTATGTTTCAATTTGGCCAACTAAGTtccaaaataaaacaaatggGATTACACCTCGGAGATGGATCCAATTTTGCAATCCTGAGCTAAGTGGGATAATCACCAAGTGGTTAAAAACTGATAAATGGGTAACCAATCTTGACTTGTTAACAGGTCTTCGACAG TTTGCAGACAATGAAGATCTGCAGGAAGAATGGCTGTCTGCAAAGATGGCTAGTAAGCAGCGTTTAGCACGGTATGTTTTGCAGGTGACAGGGGAGAGCATAGACCCAGATAGTTTGTTTGACATTCAAGTCAAGCGTATCCATGAATACAAGAGACAGCTACTTAACATACTTGGTGTGATTTATAGATTCAAGAAGCTAAAG GAAATGAGCCCTGAAGAACGGAAAAAATCTACTCCGCGTACTGTGATGATTGGAGGAAAGGCATTCGCAACATACACAAATGCTATAAGGACAGTTAGGCTGGTGAATGATGTAGGTGCTGTTGTTAACAGTGATCCTGAGGTCAACAGCTTCTTGAAG GTTGTGTTTGTTCCAAATTACAATGTGTCTGTGGCAGAAGTGCTAATTCCAGGAAGTGAACTTTCACAACATATTAGCACTGCAGGCATGGAAGCAAGTGGCACAAGTAACATGAAATTTGCTTTGAATGGGTGCCTTATAATAGGTACTTTAGATGGAGCTAATGTGGAAATTAGGGAGGAGATTGGTGAGGAGAATTTTTTCCTCTTTGGTGCCACAGCAGAAGAAGTACCACGACTGaggaaagaaagagagaatggACTG TTCAAACCTGATCCTCGATTTGAAGAGGCAAAGAAGTTTATCAGGAGTGGGGTGTTTGGAAGTTATGACTACAGTCCATTGCttgaatctttggaaggaaattcTGGTTATGGTCGTGGTGATTACTTTCTTGTGGGCCATGACTTCCCAAGCTACATGGATGCTCAGGCTAAAGTCGATGAAGCATATCG TGATAGGAAAAAATGGCTAAAAATGTCAATCTTAAGCACTGCTGGAAGTGGAAAGTTCAGCAGTGACCGAACAATTGCTCAATATGCCAAGGAAATTTGGAACATAGAAGAGTGCCGCGTGCCATAA
- the LOC137831434 gene encoding serine/arginine-rich splicing factor SR45a isoform X1 — MSYSRRSRYSPSPSPYPYKRYGRSVSRSRSLSRSISRSRSRSVSLDAENPGNNLYVTGLSPRITKRELEKHFAAEGKVRDVHLVVDPWTRESRGFGFVTMETVEVADRCVKYLNRSVLEGRVITVEKARRRRGRTPTPGKYLGLRTIRGRRRSPSYSSRRSPSYSPYRRSYSRSPYSSDRSRSRSYSPDYGRRRSYSPDYSQRRRSYSPYYSRDRSYVRYDHYRHRSYSRSRSPYSRSPVSMRDRSYSPYDSRYDLPDGSYYRRNRYRSVSRSASPNDRYFGRNRYRSVSHSASPRSRRRSRRSYSRSATPVSKRRDSRSVSPRSRRNHCRNSRRSAKHSKPVSRCSSVIASSRSVSRSNTPTSSSPST, encoded by the exons ATGTCGTACTCACGGAGGTCAAG GTACTCTCCTTCTCCTTCCCCTTATCCATACAAGCGATATGGTAGGTCTGTGTCCAGGTCTCGCTCTCTCTCGAGGTCCATATCCAGAAGTCGTTCAAG GAGTGTATCACTGGATGCAGAAAATCCAGGAAACAATCTGTATGTGACAGGATTGTCTCCTAGGATCACCAAGAGGGAACTGGAGAAGCATTTTGCTGCCGAGGGTAAA GTGAGAGATGTACATCTGGTGGTTGATCCTTGGACAAGGGAATCCCGTGGTTTTGGTTTTGTGACAATGGAGACTGTTGAGGTGGCTGATCGATGTGTAAAGTATTTGAATCGCTCTGTACTTGAAGGGCGTGTCATTACAGTGGAGAAG GCCAGAAGGCGACGAGGTCGAACCCCAACACCAGGGAAGTATCTCGGGCTGAGAACTATTCGTG GGCGACGCCGCTCTCCAAGTTACTCTTCTCGTCGCTCCCCTAGCTATTCTCCTTACAGAAGAAGCTACAGTCGGTCTCCCTATTCTTCAGACCGAAGTAGGAGTCGTTCTTACTCTCCTGACTATGGGCGGAGGCGATCATACTCTCCAGATTACTCCCAGAGAAGGAGGTCTTACTCTCCATACTACAGCCGGGACAGGTCTTATGTGCGATATGATCATTATCGACACAGATCATATTCTCGCTCTCGCTCTCCTTATAGCAGGTCTCCTGTCAGCATGCGTGACAGATCATACTCTCCTTATGACTCCCGATATGACTTGCCTGATGGTTCCTACTACAGAAGGAACCGTTACAGGTCTGTTTCCAGAAGTGCCTCACCCAATGATCGATATTTTGGAAGGAATCGGTACAGATCTGTTTCTCACAGTGCCTCACCTAGGTCAAGGAGAAGGTCAAGGAGGAGCTACTCACGGAGTGCCACTCCTGTTTCAAAGAGGAGAGACTCGCGAAGTGTGTCCCCCAGGTCAAGGAGGAATCATTGTAGAAACTCCAGGAGAAGTGCCAAACATTCGAAACCTGTGTCAAGATGCTCCTCTGTTATTGCAAGTTCAAGATCAGTATCCAGGTCTAATACTCCAACATCTTCCTCTCCTTCAACTTGA
- the LOC137831434 gene encoding serine/arginine-rich splicing factor SR45a isoform X2 — protein sequence MSYSRRSRYSPSPSPYPYKRYGRSVSRSRSLSRSISRSRSRSVSLDAENPGNNLYVTGLSPRITKRELEKHFAAEGKVRDVHLVVDPWTRESRGFGFVTMETVEVADRCVKYLNRSVLEGRVITVEKFLWQQVSCVKQLFIKLSNHN from the exons ATGTCGTACTCACGGAGGTCAAG GTACTCTCCTTCTCCTTCCCCTTATCCATACAAGCGATATGGTAGGTCTGTGTCCAGGTCTCGCTCTCTCTCGAGGTCCATATCCAGAAGTCGTTCAAG GAGTGTATCACTGGATGCAGAAAATCCAGGAAACAATCTGTATGTGACAGGATTGTCTCCTAGGATCACCAAGAGGGAACTGGAGAAGCATTTTGCTGCCGAGGGTAAA GTGAGAGATGTACATCTGGTGGTTGATCCTTGGACAAGGGAATCCCGTGGTTTTGGTTTTGTGACAATGGAGACTGTTGAGGTGGCTGATCGATGTGTAAAGTATTTGAATCGCTCTGTACTTGAAGGGCGTGTCATTACAGTGGAGAAG TTTCTGTGGCAGCAGGTTAGCTGTGTGAAGCAGCTCTTCATCAAACTCTCAAATCACAACTAA